The sequence below is a genomic window from Pygocentrus nattereri isolate fPygNat1 chromosome 16, fPygNat1.pri, whole genome shotgun sequence.
GTGGTCTGTGAAATACCCCATGCGACACATCTGGCAGAAGAGACAGCACGGCAGTAGGCAAAACCTGCCTCTGTTCTTCAAAAAGATAGACCTTATCGAGGGGGTTCTGAAGACCTTCTTTGCTTTTGTTGGTGAGTGAAGAGGTCACACCCATATGCTTTGGGTTCGGGGTTTTTGACAGGCTGCTTGTGGTTATGAAGCGATCAAGTGACCAATGTAAGAAGCAACATATAGTTTCAGATGTGTAATTTTCTCTTGTTTCAGGCATCATGGCAGAGCAGTTTGTGCCAGATGGACCTCATGGTCACCTTTATAATGGGGAGTGGGTAAAGCTGATGAACTGGCAGCACAGCACCATGTACCTCTTCTATGGCATCTCTGGCATTGCTGACATTCTCAGCTCATCCCCACTTCCTGTCCCAGCAGGACTTGaccgcctctccctctctttggcTCTCTTTGTAGAAGGTACAAACCAACCATGTGTTGAAGTGTCATTGTAAGGAAGTTATAGTTTAGTAATAGCATTGCTTCATAtatctgtccaaaaaaaaaatcagtaaaaaaaaaaaaacatgtatccccattttttttcctgccaaaatgtgtgaatatgaGTGAaagtgctccaaaatcacttggaataaaatctctttacactgacttacattcaaagctaagaatgttttgccttctcctataaagttgctattatggagatacatgtttttctttgacaGCAAGGTAGGTTTGTaggtactttattgatcccgaaggaaatttagcaatatAGATTATGATCATAACAAAATCTTGTTATACAAAGGCGTAACATTGTAACAAAACCTTATGAAAAAAAGGTAACCTCATAAATTCTTCTTTGCAAAAATGATGTCCAACAAATATACTGGCTCTGATAGCATGCCACTCCTGTACATCATGCCACTCCTGTACATCAACTCACAATCTGATTTGGATACtcagtccttttttttttactttttaaaaataagtagTGTCATGTGATCAAATGACTAAATTTAATATGACACATAAAGAGACAGGTGCACTGTGTTCAAGTGATAAAAACTCACTTCTTCTGGTTTATAGTTTCTGTGGTTTTAATATTTTCTTCAGTATAACTGAAGATTTGTGCTCAGGCAACAGAACATATTAATTAAAGGAAGTTTAGGATAAGGATATTTCAGATATTCAGATATGGAAATTTAATACACTTAAAATATTCAGATATGGACATTAATGGATTAACTTGAATGTATTTTAACATAATGAGACTTTATTACATGTCATTTTGGACTGTTGTCATAAAACgttcataaaatgtaaaacgCAGGTAATATTAGTCAAGTGATAGTTAGTTTCCCCTTAACTGGTGCTCTCCTGGTCTCTTTAGGGTTCCTGTTTTATTTCCATGTACATAATCGGCCTCCTCTGGACCAGCACATTCACTCTTTGCTGCTGGTGGCTGTGTTTGGTGGGGCAGCCAGCACAATGCTTGAGGTGTTCTTGCTGGACAACACTCTGCTTGAGCTGTTCAGGAGCAGTTTAGCCATTATGCAAGGCACCTGGTTCTATCAGGTATTTCCACTGTTATAATCATGTTGTTCTTCATTTAGCCTTGTGGCCgcaaaataaataattcttatataaatgcatttaagtTGCTATTTAAGCCCCACACTATGAATATAAACCCTCTGAATTTGTTCCTACCTCAGATTGGTTTCGTGTTATATCCTCTGAATGGTAAAGAGTGGGACCTGGAGAACCATGGCAACATCATGTTTATTACTATGTGCTACTGTTGGCATTATGCAGTAGCTTTGCTGATTGTGGGGATCAACTACAGTGTGGTCTGTTGGTGAGTAGACATTAGCATGTGTAAAATCATATTGTAGAGAACAAATATGATGCCTATCTGCACCACTGAGCTTTACTGTATATTATTTTGAATATATAGACTTAAGGCACCATAATTTTTCCACTCTTTAGGCTCATAAGAAGGTTTGGAGAGAGGCACAGGGCAGATATAGAGATCAGCCTCAGAAAAACCAGTCACCCTGACTCCAATTCACAGAAGGCTTTGCTGCAGGAATCAGATGAAGAATAGAAAGAGTCCTGTGACCAGACGTGAAGAAATCTGAagagatataaatatataaaataaactggCACAATGCAAATTttatatacaatactgtgcaaaagccttaATGCACCCAGCAGTATTTAAAACTATAGCTTGTCAGcaagtgtttttttccctgtaaaaacatgacatttcattagaataaatgcaaataagcatAGTCACAAGAAtatcttattttgaaaaaaagcaGTTCTTGTGAGCTGGTTAGTAGAACAAAGTGTTTCGACATCTTCAACCATCAGATTTATTAAACCTGATTTAATTCAAGGAATCACTTATTAACCAAAAGCACTGTAATTGGACAACCACAAATTATACTGGGCTGCCAAGTGGACAGGCTTAGAAATggtaaacacaaaaaatatttattctaatatgaAGAAATTTCATTAGACGCATATTTGTAATTCAAAATTTTCCCAGATGCCTGAAAcctttgcacagttctgtaggGGTGTGTATAGTACAGATCAGTCTATGCACGGTGAACTATCCAAGCGGGGTGTTGATCAAAGACTCTGATAATGCTTGTTAATGCACTGATGCCTGTAAAGCCTGTTATTTTTGTACAGTCTTGCAAGTAAATACTgtaagaaatatttttaaacagtagTTTTCTAAGGGGTGGAAAAGTGCTTGGTTTCTGTGTAACTGGAATATCAGGCTTATTTCAGGTATGTCTTGTCAAGCCtcttaataaaaaacaattcCTACTGCAAACCAGACAGACCTGCTTCTTCTTTCAAAATGTGATGCATCTGTGGGATGTACTAAGTGTACTTAACTTTTGTTTCCTTGTCAGTTTAACATACAATATAGATGGAAACAGCctatataaaatacacagccTTAATCTGCATGATCTGtgtaatagaattttattattaatcatcatttaagTAGAATAGAGAATTTCATATTCGAGTATAGCTCAATATAAAGTAAAtcagatatttaaaaatgtctgcagatttctcaCTGCTTAATATACAAACATTATGACAACTGTTAGTATACACTTTCCACACTTacactttctatttttttccgTTTGATATCTGTTGTATGTTTTATTAACATAGTCCCAAGGGTATCGcagcagttatttatttaaggtGAGAAATACAGTCAAACACTACACAGAACACAGGCTTTTCTCtttctgagggaaaaaaaacatgtaaagaaCACAAACTGCTTTAACCATCTCTGCATACAGCACAACAGACAAGATGGAGACCTCTAATATCACTCTTAACTATGGAAAGTCATGCTCCAGCAATTTTCTACATAATAAGTCTTTGAGATGTTAACAGTCATACAGTGTGGCTGAATATGAAATTGTTCTTTGTAGAGAGACCTACAAACCTGGATGTGCAGTGTTGGagaaacacaaatacattttacttattatccaaaatgaccagtgaacataCATGTGTTaagttttcatatgtaatatGGATGATGGTTAAAAAAAGTGGTAGATCTATAAATAAGTTTTGTTGGGATACTATTTTTCCTTATAATACCTGGTAACCCTCTGCTATGCATGAGCTTAAAAACTAGGTTTTATGCCAAACCTTAAAAagtttgtaaaacaatgtcttcaGGCAACACATTTATAGCCCTTACATGCATGaattttgtgagggagcttttagaggcattaaagtcTAACCACTGTTCAACCTGCACTGTTCTGATTCTAACTCTTTCTACaacagagaatttcacatcaaatcacccataatgactttgtttacatctttatataattatgtagaaattttgaaaatctgtgaaattcccatttaagtacatttttggtgttttccaacatttttacacaacattGAGTCCTTACAAGGTTTTAGTCTAAGTTCTACTGTGTAGCAAGGCCTTGAAAGGTTTGATAAAGTTGCCCTTGTCAGTTGGAAACCAATACTATACACCAAACATTTCACATGTGGAGAGTTTCACAGAGCTCTGGCAAGCACTGGCTTCTTACAGCACGATGAGGTACTGTTACTGTGAttcaacagttgtcagtgtttttCCTTGATCTGTATACAGCTCATACCCCAGTGGCTGTGTAGACTTCACAAGGGTCTTCAGCGTCACTGTGGGTCAGGCGCCGTCTTGGGGGAGGGCGTGGTGGACACCACCACAGTAGACACTGTTGATTTAGGAGAGCTGGCTGCTGAACGCTGCTGCAGCTGTTGGGCTGGGACGGTCTGGATGCGTACCTGTATGGGGGTGtagaatttgttttattttcttgttttattgcattttcaATTTGAATGCTGAAGTCACCTTTATGTCTGTGTATTCCTAAAAAATTATGACTGTTACCTTGTCCCTAAGTAGAACACcaaatgcattttacaacaCTTACTATGCTCCTGAGTGTCACAACATGAGATGTCAGGCTGCAACAGGCCAACTAGActaaatacttaagtaaataCGTACGTAGGTTGATTGACTATGTCCAAAGTAGAACTCTATGGCTATtttcaaaagtaaataaataaaaaaaaaaagatttctgtATTATGTTGTTGTCAGAGTTCCACTACTGCATATGTAGTGCACAAACATATGAATGGAGgtagttcatttttaataatacttTTGAATCATACCTTAAAAATAATGATGCACCACTCAGTCTCTTTTAATAAAACTGTTGTAAGGTCAGAGATGTACATCACTGCACACTGGTAATGACAAAATGTTCCAGATAATGTCAGTGGATGTAGAAACTGTGGATTAACTGCCGAGGTGCTGACCTGCGTGGCCTGGCCCTGCTGTTGCAGTTGCTGCAGCTGCTGAGCTGTGACGAAGCTGACAGGCTTGTTCCCTGCGATGAGCCTGGTGCCTGCTGGCATTGTTGTCAGGATAATGTTCCTGCCGAGATTACTGATACTGCGTACAGAACAGAGACACGAGTCACATCAACCAGACAAGCTAGACACATTATAACTGCAGTAGTCTGCAGCAGGAAGGCCAAAACTAATTCTTCAGGGTGAAAGGTCTGTTGCCTGTAAGTCAGAGTGACATCAGACTCACTATTCTCTATGCTGGGGTGGAGCAAAAGTCTGGTCATTATGGGTGGACCTGATGTGTTCTGGAGGGAGGATATAGTTCAGTGAACAGCTTACATTAACTAGTTACACCTTGCACGTTTTGGGGTTCTGGAgtcctctctggtgaaaatgtgtaattgcacacatgTCCAGAAGAACGTTTTGAATGTTACttttacatttctggcatttggctgacgctcttatccagagcgacttacaatttgatcattttacacaggtaggccaaggcagtgttaggagtcttgcccaaggactcttattggtatagtgtagggtgtttgcctagGTGGAGATTGAACccaagtctacagtgtagaaggcggTTAGAGGtgtagaggtgttaaccactacattaACCAACCACTATCAACCAATGTCTGTTATGGTTTGGATCCCTTTCCTAAGCGGATAATGTTGATGATCACACTTTGCTTGAATGAGTattcaaagaaatgttttgaaaactTTTGACCGATTTTGCATTTCAGGCATGAACTTCAAGCTAGATCTTCTTTTAGAgcctgtgtgtgtaaatgttaataaatacaGACACGATATGGGTAGAATAACTCccacaaaatcaaatcaaatgcatCTGATTTTTAAACTACTATTTCAGGATTTACTGGTGACTTTCAGCAAAACATGCAcgcatattttaatgttttttttcctcctgaccTAATGTGACTTTTTTCAATTGTgattttcaaatgaaacagtGTGCCTAAGTTGGCAGTGCTTTGGCCCGTGAGGACTGGCTATGTCAGAAACGAACATAAATTCTAAATAGAAGCTCACTTAGTACTGATGCTGCCTTTCAGTATGGGTGAAGTGACCACACTCTTGCTCTTCAGAGGCTGGCTAAGGACAGAAAGAGGCACTGTGATCCTAGCAGGCAGCTTCCcctgggaagaaaaaaaaaaaagacacagtaGGTAGTAATATGCTTTTACTTGCATCAATCATCTAAATTGGTGGTCTGCATGATGCTTTTACAATTGGCTCAGCCTCATTCTTGTGTTTGCTGGGCAAAGAGCTTTTATAATTAATTGCTAATGTTTTTAATGGCCTATAACCTATGTATCAAAAAGTGCTGCAAAATAAAGGTTCACCATTGTGACTAGCCTAATGCCATGTTGTTTTACTTAGCATCATCATCTAGGCTACTACAATTAATTACGCTACTTCTTTCTAGCTAATGCTAAATCTTCAGCCTCATGGCTCTCAAGAACACCACACATGAAGATGACTGCTCAGTTGTCATCAGCAAAATTTTTGCACAGGCATCAAAATGGCCACATGCACACCACTGatgtaaatgaataaagttGTTCACCTGTTGTGTGGCCACTACGGTAGCACTGACAGGCACCTGCCTGACTGTGGCTGCTGCTGtgcccagagagagaggagagcctGCAGCAGCAGGGCCCAGTGTCACACCTTTAGCTCCTGCCACCCCACTTGTGGCTATGGTGACTGTGGCTGCTCCTGAGGAAGCTGTGACAGGCTTGGTGCTCGTGGAAGTGGTGTTAACTGTTACAGTCTGGCCCTGTTTCTGCGGGATCACTCCCAGATTGGGCACAATGCGaatggtagtgcctccagcttTAGAGTCTGAAGAGGTGACGGTGGAAAAGGTGCGGGTTTTGGGATCGGCTACAGTCACGGCCAGTGCAGGCATGAGGCGAATAGCTGTGTCACATGTGGCCTTCAGCTCGGGGTGCACCTTCACCAGAGGCCCCAGAGAGGAAGAGCCTTTAACTGCCAGTCCCTCAGCAGCAGCTGGTGGGGTGGGATTTGAAGTGGCAGGAGGAGAGGCCTGCGGGGGGGTTACATGTAGAGTGGCCGAGATGCCCTTGGCTGTAGTGCTGGTAGCACTGCCTAGCATATCTGGGGTGAGTTTGAGTGTGGCCATCATTTCTGGAGTGATGCGAAGAACTGTCTGGCCTTTAGCATCAGTGGTGATGGAGGAGGGAGGCAAGCGCAGAACATCTTTGCCCTGAATACGCAGGTTAGTGGCAGTCAAGGGAATACCTGTTGCATTTTGGGCTTTCACACCTAGCTGGCCAGTAATGGCAACCTAGATGTTTCACACAAGGATGAAAGGAGATTTGTTTAGCCTCTTCTGCTCTAGGGtacttttcagatttttttttctagcccTAAACCTAAATGATCTACTTcaatggaggaaaaaaaaaaaaagttggatcTTTCATATGATGCATACAAGAGAGATGTATCTTATGAAATACAGaagtaatgaagtaaataatATAAGAAACAACTCTAACCACCAACAGGTTCATTGGACTTAAAAGGCTACAATTCATTTAGCAAGTACACATGATGTACTGCATAGTTTTGTATCATGTTCATGCCATGTCCTCAGTTAGGTAATCCAAAAAAAGCATCCAATACATAaattaatttaagaaaaaaaatgtggctTTATTTCCTATGAGCACTCCTATGAGTTTGAGAAATGGCTTACACTACAGAAGGTGGTTCATCATTTGTACctgtttaatgatgttctgGCTAGTGACCCCCTGTAGCACCGTAGGTGATGCAGTGTTTTGAGCAGGGCTTCCGGGAGAGCTGGTCTGAGTTTTAGTAACTGCCACAGCAGAGGCCAAGCCTGGGACAGACAGGGTTGTCTGAGCTCGTGAAGCTTGCACCTGGATAGGACTTCCTGCAGACTGGCTCCTCAAAGGCAGGGTCACCACAGCCTTCACACAATGACATACatcaccacacaccacacacacacacacacacacacatacatatatacatatacacatatacattatatatatatatatatatatatatatatatatatatatatatatatatatatatatatatatacacaca
It includes:
- the tmem45b gene encoding transmembrane protein 45B yields the protein MANFKGHALPGTFFLLFGLWWSVKYPMRHIWQKRQHGSRQNLPLFFKKIDLIEGVLKTFFAFVGIMAEQFVPDGPHGHLYNGEWVKLMNWQHSTMYLFYGISGIADILSSSPLPVPAGLDRLSLSLALFVEGFLFYFHVHNRPPLDQHIHSLLLVAVFGGAASTMLEVFLLDNTLLELFRSSLAIMQGTWFYQIGFVLYPLNGKEWDLENHGNIMFITMCYCWHYAVALLIVGINYSVVCWLIRRFGERHRADIEISLRKTSHPDSNSQKALLQESDEE